One window of Papaver somniferum cultivar HN1 chromosome 9, ASM357369v1, whole genome shotgun sequence genomic DNA carries:
- the LOC113310399 gene encoding probable 2-oxoglutarate/Fe(II)-dependent dioxygenase, whose protein sequence is MTEVFEGGMQSIRMNYYPPCPQPDLVMGVTPHSDFGGLTILLQLNEVEGLQIRNKGEWVTVKPLHNAFIANIGDVMEILTNGLYHSVEHRGRINSTKERLSVATFHYPKLDSEIGPLPSIVA, encoded by the exons ATGACAGAAGTTTTTGAAGGTGGGATGCAATCAATCAGGATGAATTACTATCCTCCTTGCCCTCAACCGGACCTCGTCATGGGCGTTACGCCACACTCGGACTTTGGTGGTTTGACAATCCTCCTTCAACTTAATGAAGTGGAAGGATTACAGATAAGAAACAAAGGGGAATGGGTTACAGTCAAACCTCTACACAATGCTTTCATAGCCAATATTGGAGACGTTATGGAG ATATTGACTAACGGGCTCTATCATAGCGTCGAGCATCGGGGAAGAATAAACTCAACGAAGGAGAGGCTGTCAGTTGCAACATTTCACTACCCTAAACTAGACTCAGAAATAGGTCCATTACCTAGCATAGTAGCATGA